One window of the Haloarcula halobia genome contains the following:
- a CDS encoding COG1361 S-layer family protein, which yields MKTRSLVLTVGMAALVVLSGTALAAVTGSPDIEATLVDNTVAPGEETTLDVVLVNSGTVESGSTNDNLNNEVTTARGLTVNMNTGGAPITVQTNKQAVGTFPEGTTELPFDISVDEDAKPGTYEVPVRIEYEHTDYISETDGTRDETTVERTIDVTLKVSEQATFDVVDVESNARADSTGAVAVTVENTGKEAARDASVTLTSRSQDITVGGAEAGSRFVESWDTGEQRTFRYRVDAAPAAEPDAYEFGLSVEFDDAEGVRKTSPGSSVGIAVARAQEFTVTDIESDAPIGSSGTYAVTFRNEGPVEANLATVNIVSESSDVTFGRASSANQFIGTWEPGEERTVRVEANVSSDARETVYALSATIGYQDSEGDSAASDPIPLGLQPEPEQAFEFGDVDASLRAGTDGRVRGTLTNVGDRPVRNVVLHWESDHSNLSPQETQYAVGDLAPGESVPVEFGVDVSDSADAGPRQFDFSATYRAPDGERERGDTIEVRASVDPGTDEFAVDTGNTSVQAGQSTTIELTVTNDRDERLTDISAKLFADSPISVSDDEAFIASLDPGESTTIRFGISASGSAMAKSYPVSLDFQYEEPDGDTPISDTYRVPIEVTERGGGGGLPLGTIAVVGLVAVVAIGGYVRFR from the coding sequence ATGAAGACCAGGTCGCTCGTACTCACGGTGGGCATGGCCGCCCTGGTCGTCCTCTCCGGGACGGCGCTGGCGGCCGTCACCGGGAGTCCCGACATCGAGGCGACGCTGGTCGACAACACCGTCGCGCCCGGCGAGGAGACGACGCTCGACGTCGTCCTCGTCAACAGCGGGACCGTCGAATCCGGGTCGACGAACGACAACCTCAACAACGAGGTGACGACCGCACGCGGGTTGACGGTCAACATGAACACCGGCGGCGCGCCCATCACGGTCCAGACGAACAAGCAGGCCGTGGGCACGTTCCCCGAAGGCACGACGGAGTTGCCCTTCGACATCTCGGTCGACGAGGACGCCAAGCCGGGCACCTACGAGGTGCCGGTCCGCATCGAGTACGAACACACCGACTACATCTCCGAGACGGACGGCACGCGCGATGAGACCACCGTCGAGCGGACCATCGACGTCACCCTGAAGGTCTCCGAGCAAGCGACGTTCGACGTCGTGGACGTCGAGTCCAACGCCCGCGCCGACTCGACCGGTGCGGTCGCCGTGACCGTCGAGAACACCGGAAAAGAGGCCGCGCGTGACGCGTCGGTGACGCTGACCTCACGCAGTCAGGACATCACCGTCGGCGGTGCCGAGGCCGGGTCCCGCTTCGTCGAGTCCTGGGACACCGGGGAGCAGCGCACCTTCCGCTACCGCGTCGACGCGGCCCCCGCCGCCGAACCGGACGCCTACGAGTTCGGCCTCTCCGTCGAGTTCGACGACGCGGAGGGGGTCCGAAAGACCTCGCCCGGTTCGTCCGTCGGCATCGCCGTCGCCCGGGCCCAGGAGTTTACCGTCACGGACATCGAGAGCGACGCGCCCATCGGGTCCAGTGGCACCTACGCGGTGACGTTCCGCAACGAGGGGCCGGTCGAGGCCAACCTCGCCACCGTGAACATCGTCTCCGAGAGCAGTGACGTCACGTTCGGCCGGGCGTCCTCGGCCAACCAGTTCATCGGGACCTGGGAACCCGGCGAGGAACGGACGGTCCGTGTCGAGGCCAACGTCAGCAGCGACGCCAGGGAGACGGTCTACGCCCTCTCGGCGACCATCGGCTACCAGGACTCCGAGGGCGACTCGGCCGCCAGCGACCCGATACCGCTGGGCCTGCAGCCCGAGCCCGAACAGGCGTTCGAGTTCGGCGACGTCGACGCCTCCCTCCGGGCCGGCACCGACGGCCGCGTCCGGGGGACGCTGACCAACGTCGGCGACCGGCCGGTCCGGAACGTCGTCCTCCACTGGGAGAGCGACCACAGCAACCTCTCGCCACAGGAGACCCAGTACGCCGTCGGTGACCTCGCGCCCGGCGAGTCCGTGCCCGTCGAGTTCGGCGTCGACGTCTCGGACAGCGCGGACGCCGGGCCGCGACAGTTCGACTTCAGCGCGACCTACCGCGCCCCCGACGGCGAACGAGAGCGCGGCGACACCATCGAGGTCCGCGCGTCCGTCGACCCCGGCACCGACGAATTCGCCGTCGACACCGGCAACACGAGCGTCCAGGCCGGGCAGTCGACGACAATCGAACTGACCGTCACCAACGACCGGGACGAACGGCTGACCGACATCTCGGCGAAGCTGTTCGCCGACTCGCCCATCTCGGTGTCCGACGACGAGGCGTTCATCGCGTCGCTCGACCCCGGCGAGTCCACGACCATCCGGTTCGGCATCAGCGCCAGCGGCAGCGCGATGGCCAAGTCCTACCCCGTCTCGCTGGACTTCCAGTACGAGGAACCGGACGGTGATACCCCCATCTCCGACACCTACCGCGTGCCCATCGAGGTGACCGAACGCGGCGGTGGCGGCGGCCTCCCGCTCGGGACCATCGCAGTCGTCGGACTGGTCGCAGTGGTGGCCATCGGCGGCTACGTCAGGTTCAGATAG
- a CDS encoding sulfite exporter TauE/SafE family protein, with protein sequence MAQFRGVGTMTALFGGVPPALVGTIFAVVFVGGLVKGTAGFGYAIVSTAVLAALVSPAVAVVVMILPTLVANVRLLGELDRTDLRTCLVRFWPYVVAAGAGTVVGMALLGHIPRPVLALFLGVFTLGYVAVTQDRVRLPGERWVRDRCLRPGTTAKVGVGLASGVVFGASNVAVQVVAYLDSLNLDRSTFVGVLAMILVGISALRLGLAWSLGLFTAGDTGAVALVALSGVGAVPGLVGVTLGQHLRRRLEERYVGLGALALLSLIGVKLTLDGVTGI encoded by the coding sequence GTGGCACAGTTTCGCGGGGTCGGGACGATGACGGCGCTGTTCGGTGGGGTTCCGCCGGCGCTGGTCGGTACCATCTTCGCCGTCGTCTTCGTGGGCGGACTGGTCAAAGGGACCGCCGGCTTCGGATACGCCATCGTGAGCACGGCCGTCCTCGCCGCGCTCGTCTCGCCGGCGGTGGCGGTCGTCGTGATGATCCTCCCGACGCTGGTCGCGAACGTCCGTCTGCTCGGTGAACTCGACCGCACTGACCTGCGGACCTGTCTGGTGCGGTTCTGGCCCTACGTGGTCGCGGCCGGTGCCGGGACGGTGGTCGGGATGGCGCTGCTGGGGCACATTCCGCGTCCGGTGCTCGCGCTGTTTCTCGGCGTGTTCACGTTGGGCTACGTCGCGGTGACCCAGGACCGCGTGCGCCTCCCCGGCGAGCGGTGGGTCCGCGACCGCTGTCTGCGCCCCGGGACGACGGCGAAAGTGGGCGTCGGCCTGGCCTCGGGGGTCGTCTTCGGGGCGAGCAACGTCGCCGTCCAGGTCGTCGCCTACCTCGACAGTCTGAACCTCGACCGTTCGACGTTCGTCGGCGTCCTGGCGATGATACTCGTCGGCATCTCGGCGCTCCGGCTCGGCCTCGCGTGGTCGCTTGGCCTGTTTACCGCCGGCGACACCGGCGCTGTCGCGCTCGTCGCGCTCTCTGGCGTCGGGGCCGTCCCCGGGCTGGTTGGCGTCACACTCGGCCAGCACCTCCGTCGACGACTCGAGGAGCGCTACGTCGGCCTGGGTGCGCTGGCGCTGCTGTCGCTCATCGGGGTGAAACTCACACTCGACGGCGTGACCGGCATCTAG
- a CDS encoding efflux RND transporter permease subunit, translated as MDYQRYIDWADDRIVHDSRKVILAFLVVTVLFGAGLGSVSTEAGTSQFTTGLPAEEALERVNTEFSPAFSPDTGATQLIQEGNNVLSKDAILRMLEAQYRLEQHQDLRVTTTSSAAGIVAQQLDPSARTTEAQIRAVESATEREIDVAVREAAATNPRFGSLVSNDFNRGSASASATIGLVTHEIPAGISSGSGQGGSSPLTSIQRQAEFTVSSVDQGTIRVFGSGIIAQEFSNVVGDSLILTVPAAVLFILIFLSLAYRDLADMALGLLALFMAIVWTFGFMGLAGIAFSQMLIAVPPLLLAVGIDFGIHAVNRYREEREEGTDIAESMRTTTDQLLVAFFIVTGTTVIGFLANVTSDLPPIQDFGYVAAVGIIFTFLIFGVFLPAAKVELDRLRQRYPIPTFSQSALGSDESSALGGVLRGGVVIAERAPVVFLLVILVVSAGAGVYATGVSTSFSQEDFLPPEENPEFIESLPEPFRPNEYSVTENLNFLEEKFATTQSSQATVYVQGPMKKDYALEQMYRAGDDPPDSFVREDGRASSTSIVTVIQDHAERDPEFRALVEANDRNDNGVPDDNLGEIYGALLDSPARDRALNYITEDFRSARVVYTVESDATDAEVTEDTREVAEDFRYEATATGSIVVFQAVSDVIFESAIQSLAIALAGASLFLVFIYWVLEDQPSLGIANVVPVIVTVALLAGTMRLLEIPFNALTATMLAITIGLGVDYSVHVTHRFADEMHDNDLVTALDRTVRGTGGALLGSMLTTVFGIGVLALAVFPAIGQFGILTAMSVAYAFLTSLLVLPSVLVVRDRLLRRRGLVGSLFDVGRPQGPRPTESNDD; from the coding sequence ATGGACTACCAGCGGTACATCGACTGGGCGGACGACCGCATCGTCCACGACTCCCGGAAGGTCATCCTGGCGTTCCTGGTCGTCACGGTGCTGTTCGGTGCGGGCCTCGGGAGCGTCTCGACGGAAGCCGGGACGTCGCAGTTCACGACCGGTCTCCCGGCCGAGGAGGCCCTCGAGCGGGTCAACACGGAGTTCTCGCCGGCCTTCTCGCCGGATACGGGCGCCACCCAGCTCATCCAGGAGGGGAACAACGTTCTCTCGAAGGACGCCATCCTGCGGATGCTGGAGGCCCAATACCGACTGGAGCAACACCAGGACCTCCGGGTGACCACCACGTCGAGCGCGGCAGGCATCGTCGCCCAGCAGCTCGACCCGTCGGCGAGGACCACCGAGGCACAGATTCGCGCCGTCGAGTCCGCGACGGAGCGCGAGATAGACGTCGCGGTCCGCGAGGCCGCCGCCACGAACCCGCGGTTCGGGTCGCTCGTGAGCAACGACTTCAACCGCGGGTCGGCGTCGGCGTCCGCGACCATCGGCCTGGTGACCCACGAGATCCCCGCCGGCATCTCCTCCGGGTCCGGCCAGGGCGGCTCGAGTCCGCTGACCAGCATCCAGCGCCAGGCCGAGTTCACCGTCTCCTCCGTCGACCAGGGGACCATCCGGGTGTTCGGCTCGGGCATCATCGCCCAGGAGTTCTCGAACGTCGTCGGCGACTCGCTCATCCTGACGGTGCCCGCGGCGGTGCTTTTCATCCTCATCTTCCTCTCGCTTGCCTATCGTGACCTCGCGGACATGGCGCTGGGCCTGCTCGCGCTCTTCATGGCCATCGTGTGGACGTTCGGGTTCATGGGCCTGGCCGGCATCGCCTTCTCGCAGATGCTCATCGCCGTCCCGCCCCTGTTGCTCGCGGTGGGCATCGACTTCGGCATCCACGCGGTCAACCGCTACCGCGAGGAACGCGAGGAGGGGACCGACATCGCGGAGTCGATGCGCACCACGACCGACCAGCTGCTGGTCGCCTTCTTCATCGTCACCGGGACGACGGTCATCGGCTTCCTCGCGAACGTCACGAGCGACCTGCCGCCCATCCAGGACTTCGGCTACGTCGCCGCCGTCGGTATCATCTTCACCTTCCTCATCTTCGGCGTGTTCCTCCCGGCCGCGAAGGTCGAGCTGGACCGCCTGCGCCAGCGGTACCCGATTCCGACCTTCAGCCAGTCGGCACTGGGCTCCGACGAGTCGTCGGCGCTCGGTGGCGTCCTCCGGGGCGGCGTGGTCATCGCCGAGCGGGCCCCCGTCGTCTTCCTGCTCGTGATTCTGGTCGTCTCGGCCGGTGCGGGCGTCTACGCGACCGGCGTCTCGACGTCGTTCTCGCAGGAGGACTTCCTTCCGCCGGAGGAGAACCCCGAGTTCATCGAGTCGCTTCCCGAGCCGTTCCGCCCGAACGAGTACAGCGTCACGGAGAATCTGAACTTCCTCGAAGAGAAGTTCGCGACGACCCAGAGCAGTCAGGCCACCGTCTACGTCCAGGGGCCGATGAAGAAAGACTACGCCCTGGAACAGATGTATCGCGCGGGCGACGACCCGCCCGACTCGTTCGTCCGCGAGGACGGGCGCGCGTCCTCGACGTCTATCGTCACGGTCATCCAGGACCATGCCGAGCGCGACCCCGAGTTCCGCGCCCTCGTCGAGGCCAACGACCGCAACGACAACGGCGTCCCCGACGACAACCTCGGAGAGATATACGGGGCCCTGCTGGATTCGCCGGCCCGGGACCGGGCGCTCAACTACATCACCGAGGACTTCCGGAGCGCACGGGTCGTCTACACCGTCGAGTCCGACGCGACGGACGCCGAGGTGACCGAAGACACCCGCGAGGTGGCCGAGGACTTCCGCTACGAGGCGACCGCGACCGGCTCCATCGTCGTCTTCCAGGCCGTCTCCGACGTCATCTTCGAGTCGGCCATCCAGTCGCTGGCCATCGCGCTGGCCGGCGCCTCGCTGTTCCTGGTGTTCATCTACTGGGTGCTCGAGGACCAGCCCTCGCTGGGTATCGCCAACGTCGTGCCCGTCATCGTCACCGTCGCGCTGCTGGCGGGGACGATGCGCCTGCTCGAGATACCGTTCAACGCGCTGACGGCGACGATGCTCGCCATCACCATCGGGCTGGGGGTCGACTACTCCGTCCACGTCACCCACCGGTTCGCCGACGAGATGCACGACAACGACCTGGTGACGGCGCTCGACCGGACCGTCCGGGGGACCGGCGGCGCGCTGCTGGGCAGCATGCTCACCACCGTCTTCGGCATCGGCGTGCTCGCGCTGGCGGTGTTCCCCGCCATCGGCCAGTTCGGCATCCTCACCGCGATGTCGGTGGCCTACGCGTTCCTCACGTCGCTGCTGGTGCTCCCGTCGGTGCTGGTGGTCCGCGACCGACTCCTCCGCCGCCGCGGACTGGTCGGGTCGCTGTTCGACGTCGGCCGCCCGCAGGGGCCACGGCCCACTGAGAGCAACGACGATTGA
- a CDS encoding NAD(+)/NADH kinase has product MSVGIVAQRDNDRAVSLAATLVTRLEEASASVVVDETTGAALHDHEVWTGSGASTAPVEAMDACDLVVSIGGDGTFLFAARGAGSTPIMGVNLGEVGFLNAIAPEEAVETVVAEVEHIQKTGSARTRAVPRLRARGPDWNLSPALNEVVVQAGHRGSGGGATFEITVDGSQYNRGHADGVLVATPTGSTAYNLSEGGPLVHPDVAGLVVTEMAGEEPMPPLVVGTDSDVTVTVDDAPRAVVVSDGRIREEITPPERVTLSRGSEPVRLAGPPLDFFTALNKLG; this is encoded by the coding sequence ATGAGCGTCGGTATCGTCGCACAGCGCGACAACGACAGGGCGGTGTCGCTGGCCGCGACGCTGGTAACGCGCCTCGAGGAAGCGTCCGCGTCCGTCGTCGTCGACGAGACGACCGGGGCGGCCCTCCACGACCACGAGGTGTGGACCGGGTCGGGCGCGTCGACCGCCCCCGTCGAAGCGATGGACGCGTGTGATCTGGTGGTCAGCATCGGCGGCGACGGCACCTTCCTCTTTGCGGCCCGCGGCGCCGGGTCGACGCCCATCATGGGCGTGAACCTCGGGGAGGTCGGGTTCCTGAACGCCATCGCCCCGGAGGAGGCCGTCGAGACGGTCGTCGCGGAGGTCGAACACATCCAGAAAACCGGAAGCGCGCGGACCAGGGCCGTGCCGCGCCTGCGCGCCCGCGGCCCGGACTGGAACCTGTCACCCGCCCTCAACGAGGTGGTGGTCCAGGCCGGCCACCGCGGCAGCGGCGGCGGCGCGACGTTCGAGATTACCGTCGACGGGTCCCAGTACAACCGCGGTCACGCCGACGGCGTGCTGGTCGCGACGCCGACGGGATCGACCGCCTACAACCTCAGCGAGGGCGGCCCGCTCGTCCACCCGGACGTCGCCGGCCTCGTCGTGACGGAGATGGCCGGCGAGGAGCCGATGCCGCCCCTGGTCGTCGGCACGGACAGCGACGTGACCGTCACCGTGGACGACGCACCGCGTGCCGTAGTGGTGAGCGACGGCCGTATCAGAGAAGAGATAACGCCGCCGGAACGCGTGACACTCTCGCGCGGGAGCGAACCGGTCCGGCTGGCCGGCCCACCGCTCGATTTCTTCACCGCACTGAACAAGCTGGGTTAG
- a CDS encoding response regulator, protein MSESASDATVLVADDEKDVADVYALRLRNEYQTETAYGGAEALEKVGEDVDVILLDRRMPDVSGDEVLAEIRERNLDTRVIMITAVDPDFDILDMPFDDYLCKPIDKDDLVAAIDQQLAARRYDDRMAEYLEVTSKLTLLEAEKTAQSLDENEDIGSLKARAEALKTEMDEALSEFRDVDAAFKEIDRHPN, encoded by the coding sequence GTGTCAGAGTCAGCAAGTGACGCGACGGTACTCGTCGCCGACGACGAGAAGGACGTCGCCGACGTCTACGCACTGCGCCTCCGCAACGAGTACCAGACGGAGACGGCCTACGGTGGGGCCGAAGCCCTAGAGAAGGTCGGCGAGGACGTCGACGTCATTCTGCTGGACCGGCGGATGCCCGACGTCTCGGGCGACGAGGTACTCGCCGAGATTCGCGAGCGGAACCTCGACACGCGCGTCATCATGATTACGGCCGTCGACCCGGACTTCGATATCCTCGATATGCCGTTCGACGACTACCTCTGCAAGCCCATCGACAAGGACGACCTGGTGGCCGCCATCGACCAGCAGCTGGCCGCCCGCCGATACGACGACCGGATGGCCGAGTACCTCGAGGTCACCTCGAAACTCACCCTCCTGGAAGCCGAGAAGACGGCCCAGTCGCTGGACGAGAACGAGGACATCGGGTCGCTGAAGGCGCGCGCCGAGGCGCTGAAAACCGAGATGGACGAGGCGCTATCGGAGTTTCGCGACGTCGACGCCGCGTTCAAGGAGATCGACCGCCACCCGAACTGA
- a CDS encoding TetR/AcrR family transcriptional regulator, translating to MSEGLPFAGEPADSHEAIMRATFCALQEHGYAGLSIQRIADQADLSKSTFYHHFEDKEDLLLSFVEFMLAEFDRVFQLESTGDPAEDLRTYLALITGDHPAIAGRPEDDEVLSTYLELRAQAIQNPEFRAKFTEMDEGFAAQLADLLADGIEAGVFADVDPDQTARFLLTIAEGSIFKNATRTDDPLPSLQGSIDRYVEREILADRAE from the coding sequence ATGAGTGAAGGGTTACCGTTCGCTGGCGAACCGGCCGATTCTCACGAGGCGATCATGCGAGCGACGTTCTGTGCCCTCCAGGAGCACGGCTACGCGGGCCTGTCCATCCAGCGCATCGCCGACCAGGCCGACCTCAGCAAGTCGACGTTCTACCACCACTTCGAGGACAAGGAGGACCTCCTGCTCTCGTTCGTGGAGTTCATGCTCGCCGAGTTCGACCGCGTCTTCCAGCTGGAATCGACCGGCGACCCGGCCGAGGACCTGCGGACGTATCTCGCCCTCATCACCGGCGACCACCCGGCCATCGCCGGCCGCCCCGAGGACGACGAGGTGCTCTCGACGTACCTCGAACTGCGCGCTCAGGCCATTCAAAACCCCGAGTTCCGGGCGAAGTTCACCGAGATGGACGAGGGCTTTGCCGCCCAGCTGGCCGACCTGCTGGCGGACGGTATCGAGGCCGGCGTCTTCGCCGACGTCGACCCGGACCAGACCGCCAGGTTCCTGCTGACGATAGCCGAAGGGAGCATCTTCAAGAACGCGACACGGACCGACGACCCCCTCCCGTCGCTCCAGGGTTCGATAGACCGGTACGTCGAACGCGAGATTCTCGCCGACCGGGCGGAGTAG